In Arachis stenosperma cultivar V10309 chromosome 1, arast.V10309.gnm1.PFL2, whole genome shotgun sequence, one DNA window encodes the following:
- the LOC130970346 gene encoding acyl-CoA-binding domain-containing protein 6-like isoform X1: MFGFSRRRTKLARLKVQLSDSTQGIRSPVRNPKRNGTTNGGEGEGEGEEGTSGHSDENYCHTSSQPQSTTSDNWMVLSIAGDKPTPRSNHAAAVVGNKMIVVGGESGNGFLDDVQVLNFDTFSWTTASSKLYLSPSSLPLKIPACKGHCLVSWGKKVLLIGGKTDPESDKISVWAFDTEIECWSLMEAKGDIPIARSGHSVVMANTVLILFGGEDAKRRKLNDLHMFDLKSLTWLPLHYTGAAPCPRFNHVASLHDDKILYIFGGSSKSRTLNDLYSLNFETMAWSRVKIQGFHPSPRAGCCGVLCGTKWYITGGGSKKKRDGETLIFDIVKSEWSVAFTAPPSSIITSRGFSLVYVQHKEKDFLVAFGGSKKDPTNQVEVLIMEKNELAQGRRSSLNKGLVDSARQNLASAIEHGSGRKSLSESLVQDSNFPPTNLSSLPKQFELDKEYNTDVKIDKNSDQGSFPQVADQRRNEVDYGNHGAKMNVEEKQLLLSEILNQQNQGFENIRLEGDDASFLDSNKFGSLSTSALYHYYESKMAALIRKNGILEGQLAASLANKEAAEKSLASAIKSRNEMETKLGEALKEMESLREKLGGLELAQEEANNLSSMVHSDNVRLEHDVAFLKAVLDDTQKELHSTRGVIAGERARAFQLQYEVFHLKQRLQSVENREPTPRKPFHLQ; this comes from the exons ATGTTCGGTTTCTCTCGTCGCCGTACCAAACTTGCCCG ATTGAAGGTGCAGCTTTCTGACTCAACTCAGGGAATTAGGAGTCCCGTCAGGAACCCCAAACGAAATGGAACCACCAATGGA GGTGAAGGTGAAGgtgaaggagaagaaggaacAAGTGGTCATTCTGATGAGAATTATTGCCACACTTCATCTCAACCACAGTCAACCACCTCAGATAATTGGATGGTCTTGTCAATTGCAGGGGATAAACCAACTCCTAGATCCAAT CATGCAGCAGCTGTGGTTGGGAACAAGATGATAGTGGTTGGTGGTGAATCTGGAAATGGATTCTTAGATGATGTGCAG GTGCTGAATTTCGACACATTTTCGTGGACCACAGCATCGTCGAAGCTTTACTTGTCGCCAAGCAGTCTGCCGCTGAAGATTCCAGCATGCAAGGGTCATTGTTTG GTTTCTTGGGGAAAAAAGGTACTTCTAATTGGAGGGAAGACAGATCCAGAAAGTGACAAGATTTCAG TATGGGCATTTGATACAGAGATTGAGTGCTGGTCACTAATGGAGGCAAAGGGAGACATACCG ATTGCTCGAAGTGGTCATAGTGTTGTTATGGCAAACACTGTTTTAATATTGTTCGGCGGCGAAGATGCAAAAAGAAGGAAACTGAATGATCTACATATGTTTGATCTCAAGTCCTTGACATGGCTTCCTCTTCACTACAC CGGAGCCGCTCCTTGTCCAAGATTCAACCATGTAGCTTCTCTTCATGATGacaaaattttatacatatttgGAGGATCATCAAAATCCAGAACCTTAAATGACTTATATTCACTCAACTTTGAAACA ATGGCATGGTCAAGAGTGAAGATTCAAGGTTTCCATCCATCACCTAGAGCTGGTTGTTGTGGAGTTCTCTGTGGTACTAAATGGTATATTACAGGGGGTGGAAGCAAAAAAAAAC GAGATGGAGAGACTTTGATATTTGATATCGTTAAAAGTGAATGGTCTGTGGCATTTACAGCACCTCCATCTTCAATCATTACCAGCAGG GGTTTCAGTCTGGTATATGTGCAGCACAAGGAAAAGGACTTTCTTGTTGCATTTGGAGGGTCCAAAAAAGATCCAACGAATCAG GTGGAAGTGCTGATAATGGAAAAGAATGAATTGGCGCAGGGAAGACGATCAAGTCTGAATAAAG GTTTAGTTGACTCTGCTAGACAAAATCTAGCATCTGCAATTGAACATGGTTCTGGTAGGAAATCTTTGTCAGAGTCCCTGGTTCAAGATTCTAATTTCCCACCTACCAATCTCTCTTCCCTTCCCAAGCAATTCGAGCTCGACAAAGAATACAATACAGATGTCAAGATTGACAAGAACTCTGATCAAGGTTCTTTCCCTCAG GTGGCAGATCAGAGAAGAAATGAAGTTGATTATGGTAATCATGGAGCGAAGATGAATGTGGAGGAAAAACAGTTATTGCTATCTGAAATTTTAAATCAGCAAAACCAAGGATTTGAAAACATCAGACTAGAAGGCGACGATGCTTCGTTTCTTGATAGCAATAAATTTGGATCTCTGTCTACTTCAGCTTTGTACCATTACTATGAAAGTAAAATGGCGGCTCTGATAAGGAAAAATGGAATTCTAGAGGGACAACTGGCGGCATCCCTCGCAAACAAAGAAGCCGCAGAGAAAAGCTTAGCATCTGCTATTAAAAGCCGGAATGAAATGGAGACAAAACTAGGCGAGGCACTGAAGGAGATGGAATCACTGAGAGAAAAGCTGGGGGGTTTAGAGTTAGCACAAGAAGAGGCTAACAACCTATCAAGCATGGTCCATTCGGATAATGTACGGCTCGAACACGATGTGGCCTTCCTCAAGGCTGTTTTAGATGATACACAAAAG GAGCTGCACTCAACCAGAGGTGTGATTGCTGGAGAGAGAGCCAGGGCATTCCAACTACAG TACGAAGTATTTCATCTCAAACAGAGATTGCAATCAGTGGAGAATCGAGAACCTACTCCAAGGAAACCTTTTCATCTGCAGTGA
- the LOC130933658 gene encoding uncharacterized protein LOC130933658: MWGSCLKNLFLYHLTVITRTPSTSFLTPSPSSPFPAPNYATVTKTLEKQSFTVNYLVNNCGFLPDSALRASKYVLLKSPEKPDSVIALFRSFGFSDLQIHNVIRRSPKVLASKPKETILPKLEFLISKGASKSQLACLIERNPLILKRSLEKHLIPTFDFLNNFIRSEERTVASILRAVQILTCSRTLPNINLLVDLGVREISMSWLIRQWPCLLVFNSEVRLKSIVDEVIKMGVDPNKSNFVAALYAKFLPKSMWDKKVELYKGFGLTDDNIREAFVKHPFCMLKSVQKIEACIGFFVKELGWEPAEVTNNPVLLSLDLDKRVVPRAAVMKILISNGVIRSGRHASAYYVSEEEFFKKYVNRDKDHAPDLLTLYHEKMNLPVMDSKLMS; this comes from the coding sequence aTGTGGGGATCTTGTCTCAAAAACCTGTTCTTGTACCACCTTACTGTAATCACAAGAACCCCATCAACCTCATTTCTGACCCCTTCCCCTTCTTCCCCATTCCCTGCTCCCAATTACGCTACAGTCACAAAAACCCTGGAAAAACAATCCTTTACGGTGAATTACCTCGTCAACAATTGTGGGTTCCTCCCAGATTCCGCTCTTCGTGCTTCGAAATACGTCCTTTTAAAGAGTCCCGAGAAACCCGACTCAGTCATCGCACTCTTCAGGAGCTTCGGTTTCTCAGATTTGCAGATTCACAATGTCATTCGGAGATCACCCAAGGTTCTCGCCAGCAAACCCAAAGAGACCATCTTGCCGAAGCTCGAGTTCCTCATCTCCAAAGGTGCTTCAAAATCGCAACTTGCCTGCCTCATCGAGCGCAACCCTCTAATCTTGAAAAGAAGCTTAGAGAAACACCTGATCCCCACTTTCGATTTTTTGAACAATTTCATTCGTTCTGAAGAAAGGACCGTTGCTTCTATCTTACGCGCTGTCCAAATTTTAACATGTTCCAGGACGCTTCCAAATATTAACTTGTTGGTTGATTTAGGAGTCCGTGAGATAAGCATGTCATGGCTGATTCGCCAGTGGCCTTGCTTGCTTGTATTCAATTCTGAAGTTCGCCTTAAGAGTATAGTAGATGAAGTCATTAAAATGGGGGTTGATCCCAACAAGTCTAATTTTGTTGCTGCATTGTATGCTAAGTTTCTTCCGAAGTCCATGTGGGATAAGAAAGTTGAGTTGTACAAGGGTTTTGGATTAACTGATGACAACATTCGTGAGGCTTTTGTGAAGCACCCTTTCTGTATGCTCAAATCTGTGCAGAAAATTGAGGCCTGCATTGGATTCTTTGTCAAAGAACTCGGTTGGGAGCCTGCTGAAGTAACCAATAATCCGGTTCTTCTCTCGCTGGATTTGGACAAAAGGGTTGTTCCGAGGGCTGCTGTCATGAAGATTCTTATCTCCAATGGTGTCATTAGGAGTGGCAGGCATGCTTCTGCATATTATGTTTCTGAAGAGGAGTTTTTTAAGAAGTATGTTAATCGTGACAAGGATCATGCTCCTGACTTATTGACGCTGTATCATGAGAAAATGAATCTTCCAGTAATGGATAGTAAATTGATGTCTTGA
- the LOC130970346 gene encoding acyl-CoA-binding domain-containing protein 6-like isoform X2 → MFGFSRRRTKLARLKVQLSDSTQGIRSPVRNPKRNGTTNGGEGEGEGEEGTSGHSDENYCHTSSQPQSTTSDNWMVLSIAGDKPTPRSNHAAAVVGNKMIVVGGESGNGFLDDVQVLNFDTFSWTTASSKLYLSPSSLPLKIPACKGHCLVSWGKKVLLIGGKTDPESDKISVWAFDTEIECWSLMEAKGDIPIARSGHSVVMANTVLILFGGEDAKRRKLNDLHMFDLKSLTWLPLHYTGAAPCPRFNHVASLHDDKILYIFGGSSKSRTLNDLYSLNFETMAWSRVKIQGFHPSPRAGCCGVLCGTKWYITGGGSKKKRDGETLIFDIVKSEWSVAFTAPPSSIITSRGFSLVYVQHKEKDFLVAFGGSKKDPTNQVEVLIMEKNELAQGRRSSLNKVDSARQNLASAIEHGSGRKSLSESLVQDSNFPPTNLSSLPKQFELDKEYNTDVKIDKNSDQGSFPQVADQRRNEVDYGNHGAKMNVEEKQLLLSEILNQQNQGFENIRLEGDDASFLDSNKFGSLSTSALYHYYESKMAALIRKNGILEGQLAASLANKEAAEKSLASAIKSRNEMETKLGEALKEMESLREKLGGLELAQEEANNLSSMVHSDNVRLEHDVAFLKAVLDDTQKELHSTRGVIAGERARAFQLQYEVFHLKQRLQSVENREPTPRKPFHLQ, encoded by the exons ATGTTCGGTTTCTCTCGTCGCCGTACCAAACTTGCCCG ATTGAAGGTGCAGCTTTCTGACTCAACTCAGGGAATTAGGAGTCCCGTCAGGAACCCCAAACGAAATGGAACCACCAATGGA GGTGAAGGTGAAGgtgaaggagaagaaggaacAAGTGGTCATTCTGATGAGAATTATTGCCACACTTCATCTCAACCACAGTCAACCACCTCAGATAATTGGATGGTCTTGTCAATTGCAGGGGATAAACCAACTCCTAGATCCAAT CATGCAGCAGCTGTGGTTGGGAACAAGATGATAGTGGTTGGTGGTGAATCTGGAAATGGATTCTTAGATGATGTGCAG GTGCTGAATTTCGACACATTTTCGTGGACCACAGCATCGTCGAAGCTTTACTTGTCGCCAAGCAGTCTGCCGCTGAAGATTCCAGCATGCAAGGGTCATTGTTTG GTTTCTTGGGGAAAAAAGGTACTTCTAATTGGAGGGAAGACAGATCCAGAAAGTGACAAGATTTCAG TATGGGCATTTGATACAGAGATTGAGTGCTGGTCACTAATGGAGGCAAAGGGAGACATACCG ATTGCTCGAAGTGGTCATAGTGTTGTTATGGCAAACACTGTTTTAATATTGTTCGGCGGCGAAGATGCAAAAAGAAGGAAACTGAATGATCTACATATGTTTGATCTCAAGTCCTTGACATGGCTTCCTCTTCACTACAC CGGAGCCGCTCCTTGTCCAAGATTCAACCATGTAGCTTCTCTTCATGATGacaaaattttatacatatttgGAGGATCATCAAAATCCAGAACCTTAAATGACTTATATTCACTCAACTTTGAAACA ATGGCATGGTCAAGAGTGAAGATTCAAGGTTTCCATCCATCACCTAGAGCTGGTTGTTGTGGAGTTCTCTGTGGTACTAAATGGTATATTACAGGGGGTGGAAGCAAAAAAAAAC GAGATGGAGAGACTTTGATATTTGATATCGTTAAAAGTGAATGGTCTGTGGCATTTACAGCACCTCCATCTTCAATCATTACCAGCAGG GGTTTCAGTCTGGTATATGTGCAGCACAAGGAAAAGGACTTTCTTGTTGCATTTGGAGGGTCCAAAAAAGATCCAACGAATCAG GTGGAAGTGCTGATAATGGAAAAGAATGAATTGGCGCAGGGAAGACGATCAAGTCTGAATAAAG TTGACTCTGCTAGACAAAATCTAGCATCTGCAATTGAACATGGTTCTGGTAGGAAATCTTTGTCAGAGTCCCTGGTTCAAGATTCTAATTTCCCACCTACCAATCTCTCTTCCCTTCCCAAGCAATTCGAGCTCGACAAAGAATACAATACAGATGTCAAGATTGACAAGAACTCTGATCAAGGTTCTTTCCCTCAG GTGGCAGATCAGAGAAGAAATGAAGTTGATTATGGTAATCATGGAGCGAAGATGAATGTGGAGGAAAAACAGTTATTGCTATCTGAAATTTTAAATCAGCAAAACCAAGGATTTGAAAACATCAGACTAGAAGGCGACGATGCTTCGTTTCTTGATAGCAATAAATTTGGATCTCTGTCTACTTCAGCTTTGTACCATTACTATGAAAGTAAAATGGCGGCTCTGATAAGGAAAAATGGAATTCTAGAGGGACAACTGGCGGCATCCCTCGCAAACAAAGAAGCCGCAGAGAAAAGCTTAGCATCTGCTATTAAAAGCCGGAATGAAATGGAGACAAAACTAGGCGAGGCACTGAAGGAGATGGAATCACTGAGAGAAAAGCTGGGGGGTTTAGAGTTAGCACAAGAAGAGGCTAACAACCTATCAAGCATGGTCCATTCGGATAATGTACGGCTCGAACACGATGTGGCCTTCCTCAAGGCTGTTTTAGATGATACACAAAAG GAGCTGCACTCAACCAGAGGTGTGATTGCTGGAGAGAGAGCCAGGGCATTCCAACTACAG TACGAAGTATTTCATCTCAAACAGAGATTGCAATCAGTGGAGAATCGAGAACCTACTCCAAGGAAACCTTTTCATCTGCAGTGA
- the LOC130933648 gene encoding uncharacterized protein LOC130933648 codes for MLQTFSSIRTSVQHLYDNSNTVKHLKRTCVADSRPIQSVSYDVKSKLINLCMDMMNLASAIEHGSGRKSLSESLVQDSNFPHTNLSSLPKQFELDKEYNTDVKIDKNSDQGSFPQAADQRRNEVDYGNHGAKMNVEEKQLLLSEILNQQNQGFENIRLEGDDALFLDSNKFGSLSTSTLYHYYESKMAALIRKNGILEGQLAASLANKEAAEKSLASAIKSRNEMETKLGEALKEMESLREKLGGLELAQEEANNLSSMVHSDNVWLEHDVAFLKAVLDDTQKELHSTRGVIAGERARAFQLQYEVFHLKQRLQSVENREPTPRKPFHLQ; via the exons ATGTTGCAAACTTTCAGTAGCATCCGAACAAGTGTACAACATTTGTATGATAATAGTAATACTGTCAAACATTTAAAAAGAACATGTGTTGCTGATTCACGTCCAATTCAATCCGTTTCCTACGATGTCAAAT CCAAGCTGATAAATCTGTGCATGGACATGATGAATCTAGCATCTGCAATTGAACATGGTTCTGGTAGGAAATCTTTGTCAGAGTCCCTGGTTCAAGATTCTAATTTCCCACATACCAATCTCTCTTCCCTTCCCAAGCAATTCGAGCTCGACAAAGAATACAATACAGATGTCAAGATTGACAAGAACTCTGATCAAGGTTCTTTCCCTCAG GCAGCAGATCAGAGAAGAAATGAAGTTGATTATGGTAATCATGGAGCGAAGATGAATGTGGAGGAAAAACAGTTATTACTATCTGAAATTTTAAATCAGCAAAACCAAGGATTTGAAAACATCAGACTAGAAGGCGATGATGCTTTGTTTCTTGATAGCAATAAATTTGGATCTCTGTCTACTTCAACTTTGTACCATTACTATGAAAGTAAAATGGCGGCTCTGATAAGGAAAAATGGAATTCTAGAGGGACAACTAGCAGCTTCCCTCGCAAACAAAGAAGCCGCAGAGAAAAGCTTAGCATCTGCTATTAAAAGCCGGAACGAAATGGAGACAAAACTAGGCGAGGCACTGAAGGAGATGGAATCACTGAGAGAAAAGCTGGGGGGTTTAGAGTTAGCACAAGAAGAGGCTAACAACCTATCAAGCATGGTCCATTCGGATAATGTATGGCTCGAACACGATGTGGCCTTCCTCAAGGCTGTTTTAGATGATACACAAAAG GAGCTGCACTCAACCAGAGGTGTGATTGCTGGAGAGAGAGCCAGGGCATTCCAACTACAG TATGAAGTATTTCATCTCAAACAGAGATTGCAATCAGTGGAGAATCGAGAACCTACTCCAAGGAAACCTTTTCATCTGCAGTGA
- the LOC130933640 gene encoding uncharacterized protein LOC130933640 yields MRGSCLKNLFLYHLTVITRTPSTSFLIPSPSSPFPAPNYATVTKTLEKQSFTVNYLVNNCGFLPDSALHVSKYVLFKSPEKPDSVIALFRSFGFSDLQIHNVIRRSPQVIVSKPKETILPKLEFLISKGASKSQLARLIELNPLILKRSVEKHLIPTFDFLNNFIRSEERTVASILRAGQILTCSRTLRNINMLVDLGVREISMSWLIRQWPWLILYTSDVRLKSIVDEVIKMGVDPNKSNFVPALYAKFLPKSMWDKKVELYKRLGLTDDNIREAFVKHPFCMLKSVQKIEACIGFFVKELGWEPAEVTNNPVLISLDLDKRVVPRAAVMKILISNGVIKSGRHVSAYYVSEGDFFKKYVSRAKDHAPDLLKLYHEKMNLAVMDSKLIS; encoded by the coding sequence aTGCGGGGATCTTGTCTCAAAAACCTGTTCTTGTACCACCTTACTGTCATCACAAGAACCCCATCAACCTCATTTCTGATTCCTTCACCATCTTCCCCATTCCCTGCTCCAAATTACGCCACAGTCACAAAAACCCTGGAAAAACAATCCTTTACGGTGAATTACCTCGTCAACAATTGTGGGTTCCTCCCAGATTCCGCTCTTCATGTTTCGAAATACGTCCTTTTTAAGAGTCCCGAGAAACCCGACTCAGTCATCGCACTCTTCAGGAGCTTCGGTTTCTCAGATTTGCAGATTCACAATGTCATTCGGAGATCGCCGCAGGTTATCGTCAGCAAACCCAAAGAGACCATCTTGCCGAAGCTCGAGTTCCTCATCTCCAAAGGTGCTTCAAAATCGCAACTTGCCCGCCTCATCGAGCTCAACCCTCTAATCTTGAAAAGAAGCGTAGAGAAACACCTGATCCCCACTTTCGATTTTTTGAACAATTTCATTCGTTCTGAAGAAAGGACCGTTGCTTCTATCTTACGCGCTGGCCAAATTTTAACTTGTTCTAGGACGCTTCGAAATATTAACATGTTGGTTGATTTAGGAGTCCGTGAGATAAGCATGTCATGGCTGATTCGCCAGTGGCCTTGGTTGATTCTATACACTTCTGATGTTCGCCTTAAGAGTATAGTAGATGAAGTCATTAAAATGGGGGTTGATCCCAACAAGTCTAATTTTGTTCCTGCATTGTATGCTAAGTTTCTTCCGAAGTCCATGTGGGATAAGAAAGTTGAGTTGTACAAGAGGTTAGGATTAACTGATGACAACATTCGTGAGGCTTTTGTGAAGCACCCTTTCTGTATGCTCAAATCTGTGCAGAAAATTGAGGCCTGCATTGGATTCTTTGTCAAAGAACTCGGTTGGGAGCCTGCTGAAGTAACCAATAATCCGGTTCTCATCTCGCTGGATTTGGACAAAAGGGTTGTTCCGAGGGCTGCTGTCATGAAGATTCTCATCTCCAATGGTGTCATTAAGAGTGGCAGGCATGTTTCTGCATATTATGTTTCTGAAGGGGACTTCTTTAAGAAGTATGTTAGTCGTGCTAAGGATCATGCTCCCGACTTATTGAAGCTGTATCATGAGAAAATGAATCTTGCAGTAATGGATAGTAAATTGATATCTTGA